The Asterias rubens chromosome 14, eAstRub1.3, whole genome shotgun sequence DNA segment ACAGAGCCAGCAAAGCCTAGAGTTACCAGGGCCGACAGATTAGCACAGGCACAGGTGATTATTCATTTAGTTGTAATATGTATTGGTTACATtgtgacattttgtttattctagCATTAGACTTTTAGGTTAAAAAACTTGTTGACATCATTTTGaatttgtgttttcaattattaaaatgcactgtgtttttcttttgtttttattaaaaggcAGTGATATTGGGTGTACTAGCTGAGCACAACCTCCCCTTCACTATGGCACCTGTCCTAATAGACACTGCTAAAGAGCTTGTGAAGGATAAGAAAGTCCTTGATGACCTCACCATGGACAGGACTACAGCTTCATACAAGATGCAGTACGGCTTAAAGAAAACTGTCATGGAGAAGACACTTCATAATATCAAGAGCAGTTCATTCTCCCTGAACATAGATGAAGCCACAAGCAGCGGAAACAAGAAAGTGCTAGCCATACTCGTCAGCTACTACTCAGAAGAAGACAAATGTGTCATCGTAGAGCACCTCCAATCAGTGGAACTGGTTGTAGTTAATTCAGAGTCACTCTACAATGTGCTGGTACAAATTTTTCACGACCATGAAATTCCATGGAAGAATCTTGTATCTCTTTTTATGGATTCCTGTGCAGTAATGCGCGGAAACAAGACAGGGTTAGAGAAGCGTATTCGGGACAATAAGGCACCCCATCTTGTGGACATAGATGGAGACATGTCATCACATCCACAACGCGACAAAGAAGTTCTGCAAGCCATTTGATAAGTTTGTGGAGCGGTTATTTAGTGATCTGCATAATGATTTCAAATGGTCACCTGATTTGAAAGAGGCACTGAGGGAAATCTGTGAGATGATTGGATTATCATTTACGATGCCTGACCAATTCATAGAGCACAGATGGTTATCATGCTATGATGTGGCTGTATCTACACTGCGATTGATCGATGCCTATCAACTGTTCTACTATGGCTTTCTTCCACCTGCAAATAAGTTTGTCTATCAGGCAGTGGTCCTTCAACTTGTTCGCAAATATGGCTTGGACACAACAGAAAGAGACAGAATAAAAAGTATTCAGAGAACACTGTCGGAAAAGAATCTCACAGAGCAAGGCAGAGATAGGAAGAAGAGGATAGTTGAGAAGTTTTTTTATTACTCTCACAAGACACAGCTGACCCTCCATCTCTACAAGTCTGTTTTACCACAACTCAAGTCGTATGTCTGCTTGTTCCAGACAAAAGTTCCACTAATCTTCAAGGCACATGATGAGCAGAAGCTATTCAAGGGCTTCCTGTCTTGCTATATAAAGCAGGAATTCCTGTTGAACTTGAATGCGCATTCACTGAAGAAGTTCAAGCTTGATGATCCATCCAAGTATCTTTCCAGTAGAGATATTTTTGTTGGATCGGGTGTGGCAAAGATTGCCAAAGCGAGAGGCCCAACAGACCAAATTGTTCGGACATTCATGGAAGCCACGTGTGATGCCTACAAGGCATGTGGAATATATTTGCAACTCAAGTTGCCACTGGCCAACCCGTGTCTTCAGGCTGTATCAGCCATTGATCCTGCGGGCCGAGGCCATAGCCTAACTTGTCGTCTTTTGAAGAAACTCAAGTCTGAAATTTCTGCATGCCTTTCAGAAGATGAGGAAGAGCAGTATGATCTACAGGTGCAGAACTTCCAGACTGATAGGATGCTGCCAGCGTATAATGATGGTGATAGAGCACATGTGTGGTACATTGATGCTTTCATGAAGTATCCAACCTTCGGGAAAGTTGTCAAGGCATGTTTGTAAATTTTCCACGGCCCACAGGTGGAAAGCAGCTTCAGTGTGATGGGGCATATCCTGGACCCTAAATCTTGCAGGATGAACATACCTACCTTTTCCTCCATCCAAACTGTCAAATACCATATGCTGGCTAGAAATAAGAATGCATTGACTGCATTTAAAACATCTCCCCATCTAACTCACAACATGCGTGGTGCAGCTGCTGCCTACAAGGCTGTGCTTgcagcaaaaaagaaaaagaaagttgCGACTCCTGCGGCAACAAAGGCTGCCTTCAAGAGACAGGCCGCTATTGCTGATAGGGTTGGCAGGTTGGCCTTCGAGGCAAAGCAGAGAAGGATTGCCCGAAAGAAGGCTTTGGAAGCTCTTTCAAAGAACAAGGCACCAGGAAGGAGaccataaatattaaaaaatgagtgtttttctttttcttttgttattttttcccaactcttttcaagatgtttattaccaatagtgtaaattGCTTGAAGTTACAAACTGTGGTGAATCAATATTAAATGTATGTGTCATTACTTGACTTTGAGTATTGGTAACCGTGATAAAAACAAAGCCCTTGTAAGaattcaaaattgtttgaacttttattacatttttaaggaACTGAAACATTGGACAGATAGTGATGtactgcattttgttttaccattccAGATAAATTTAATGAATCAAAATGTCTCTTAAAGGGCCTAGaatgcaccagagagcatctacaaCTTACAAAATTTTCGGGGCCCTAAAGTGGGctcggaccccacgccgtaaggGCTTCGCGCTTTGCTCTCGCAGGCTTCGCCATCCAATtcgtctctttttttttaccaaatacttttccttcttttttctgAAACTCCATTCTCATGCCTGGCCAATTCCTTCAGGATCCAAACTATCACCAGGTGGGGGATCGGACACTGCAAGAACATCTGCTGGTATCTGCTTGAGATCGTCCTCGCCTGAAGTCTAGGGTGACAGGAATGCCATCATCGTGGACATCCTCAATGGTTTTCAGCTGACAGTCTTCGGGGCAAGGGTTCACATTCGGTTCGGTATCACTAGAGAGTTCGGCTTGGGTGTCCATATCGGGTGTCTCCTCAGCAGGATCCATAATCGAACATCTTTCAGAGTTCAAAAACTGGGAATAGGGAACAAACTCCTCTGCCGCTTCCCTCAATGTCGACTCTACTTCAACTGAAGAATTTCCATCATGTGCACTAACCTGTGGTCCAAAGTCAATTGAACCTTCATCTATCAGGATGTTTTGTGCACTAGATTGGGTATCGGGCTGTACAGTAGAGTCTCGCTTCTTGGGCCACACAAACACTACATCAGATTCCTCGGAGTCTGACTCTATGTATTCTAGTTCTCTGCCTGGATCATCGGGTTTACCCTGCACAGTTTCGGGTTTCTTTGACTGTCTCGTTATGGGTCGATGTACCTTCTCAGAGGGCGGCTGCTTGGGTTCACCTGTGAGCATTCCAATAGGAAGAATCATGTTCCTGTGAAGTGTCTTAATCTTACCCTCACCAGCTTCTGGTTTGAGCTTATAGACTGGTATATTGTCACTATGTCTGCAAACAACGAGGTACACATCTTGTCCCCATTTATCAGCTAGCTTATGAGTACCTTTCAAACCCACATTTCTGATAAGGACACGGTCTCCAGTCTGAAGTTCATTTCCTCGCACTTTCAGGTCATACCTTCGCTTGTTTGCTGTCGCAGACTTGGCCGACTCTTCTGATGCTCGTTTAAATGCACTTTCTAGATTACTTCGCAACTCTTGAACATACTTCGAGTGGTCCTTGTTCGTTACACCGTCAGGAGATGTACCAAAGGAAACATCAATAGGAAGCCTGGCTTcccttccaaacatgatgaaGTATGGGGAAAATCCAGTGCTATCATTTCGAGTGCAATTGTAAGCATGTACCAGGGAGCTAACATGCTTACTCCAGTGCTGCTTGTCTTCATTCTGCAAAGTCCCCATCATGCTCAACAGTGTCCGGTTAAACCTCTCAGGTTGAGGGTCACCCTGTGGGTGGTAGGGCGTAGTCCGTAATTTGCTTATACCCAACATCCCAGTCAGTTCCTTGATGAGTTTGTTGTCAAATTCACGTCCTTGATCTGAATGCAATCGGGTAGGTAGACCATAATGCAAAAAGTACTTCTCCCATAGCAACCTGGCAACTGTTCGAGATGATTTGTCCTTTGTCGGATATGCTTGAGCATACCGAGAAAAATGATCAGTGATGATTAGAATGTACTGAGCACCACTTCGGTCCTGTTCAAGTTTCAAAAAGTCTATGCAAACCAACTCCAATGGGTAAGTAGTTGAGATGTTCACCAAAGGAGCGGAGATCTTGGTGGGTGTCTTATGCGTCACACATCTTTCGCAACATCGGATCCACTCCTCAACGTCAGACACCATCTTTGGCCAGTAGAATCTTGGTCTAACCAAAGTGACTGCTCTCTCTACACCAAGATGTCCGAGGTCATTATGCAGGCCTTTCATTACTTTGGTTCTATAGTTCTTGGGTAATACCAACTGAAATCTGGCAAGACCGTTGGAGTCCATTGATCTTCGATACAATGTTTCATCTCTCAGAACAAGACGATTGAATTGGCCGAGCATAATGTTCAAGTCCTTGGAGAAATCATCAGATCTCTTGGGTCGTACCCCATCTTTGACAAACTTGATAAGTTGACTAATATCTGCATCAGCTTCTTGCTCCTTCCTCCAATCAACATTATCCAGACCGGCCATCTTTGTCTCAGTGTCTGGATTGCAGTAGTTTGACGGAACTGCTTCGGCACTCATTGCCATGGAGTACACGAGAGGTAGATCATCATCACCGTTTGAAGATGGACTAACAACATCACCAGCAAGATAACGAGCACAGATCGCATCAACATGTTCCTTGCCACAGGTCTGGTATCTCTCCTCACTGTCCTCTTTCAAACGTGTCGATCATCTCGTCCTGGTTAAACTCTCCACCACCGACAGAATTTGGGTCAGGTCTCCGTGATAAAGCATCTGCATCTTGGTTGCAGTGACCCGGCTTGTAGTGAATTGTAAAATCAAACGTGGCCAGTGCTGCTAGCCACCTGTGTCCGGTTGCATCCAATTTCGCTTAGGTAAGTATATACGTGAGCGGGTTGTTATCTGTGTAGATCTTGGTTCCCTGGGCCAAGTACAAGTAGTCTTTAAATTGTTCAGTTACAGCCCACTTTAGGGCGAGGTACTCCAACTTGTGAGCTGGATAGTTTTTCTCCGCCGGGCTCAAACTGCGGGTAGCATATGATATAGGTCGTACTTTGTGATCTATTTCCTGACAGAGAACTGCTCCTAGGCCGTCACGACTGGCATCTGTATGTAGAATAAAAGGACTGGCCATATCTGCAAACGCTAACACAGGTGCAGTACAAAGCCGCTctttcaaggtttgaaatgCTGTTTCACAATCTTGTGTCCAACGTGGTCCAAATGGAGCTCTCGGGTTGACAGAATTGTCCTTAGTCACAGAGTCCTTCTTCTGAACACCCCCCGTCAGCTGAAACAAAGGTTTGGCCAAAACAGAAAACCCTTCAATAAATCTACGATAATAACTCGCAAACCCTAAAAAGGATCGCAGTTGACGGACATTGTCTGGACGAGCCCAAGTTTTCAACGCCTCTACCTTCCCCGGATCAGTCTGAACTCCTTCTCCAGAGACAATATGGCCGAGGTATCGCACAGAAGTACAACAAAAACTGGCATTTGTTCGGAGAAACCTTCAAGCCAAACTCTGCAAGACGGTCGAACACCTTAGCAAGTCGCTCTTCCATTTACTCCAACGTCGAAGAAAATACAATGATGTCGTCCATGTACACCAATACTTCCGACATGTTCAGACCAGCCATACACCTCTCCATCAACCTTTGAAAAGTTGCGGGAGCCCCTTTTACACCTTGCGGCATCCTCTCAAACTGGTAAAACCCAACGGGGCACACAAAGGCTGTCTTCTCCTTGTCCTCTGGGTTCATTGGTATCTGATAATATCCAGACTTGAGATCAATGACGGAGAACCAGTTACACCCATGTAGGCAGTCTAATGCTTCATGAACAAGTGGGACGGCATATTGGTCTGGAATTGTTCGTGCATTCAAAGTCCTATAGTCGATACACAGGCGTATTTGTCCATTCTTATAACGGACAATAACAATGGGTGAAGCATATCTACTTCTCGACTCAGTGATCACTCCTATGTCAACTAAACTCTGGATGTGGTCTCGCAGATCCTGCAAATCCCTTGGAGCAACCCGTCGAGATCTTTCACGAAACGGCTCATCATTGTTCAGTCGAATTTCATGATATGCCTCAGTAGTCACACCAATATCCTACTCATGTGTAGAGAAAACTTCAGCTCTCTGAAATGCAATCTTTAGTAGTCGCTCTTTCTCCTTGGCATCTATCGGTCCCCAATCAAAGGTTAATTTCCGGAATTCCTCTTCTGTAATTGAACACTATGGGCTCGGTGAAGTCTGGTGCGGTGTCTTCACTGTTGACGATGTCACCTTACATTGTACCACTCCAGATGAAGATGGATTCGGAACATCACTGGTTTCGCTGCTTGTGTCACTTACCCATGATGTCAGGTACGCCCCTGCTACAATACATCTTCGAGACAAAATAACAGGCCTGTTGTTCTGGTTTTGATTTGTGAGGCAGACCTTTACTTTACTAAACCCTCTCTTGATAGTACAAAGCGAGCAAGAAACCTCTATCCCTCCAGGTAGCTTATTTGGGACAAATGAATCCATTAATCTGGTAACAGACTTCCCACATTTATTTCTGATCACTCCCACTACTCGTTTGGTTGACCCAGCTGGAATCTCCACTCTGCCTCTGGCTTTGAGTTTGACATACCCAAGTAAACCATCAGGGCTTGCTTTTGTCGAACATCTAATATCTTCATATATTTTATCACAAACTGCATCAATCGTCACTCCACTTGAGTCACGCTGCACCTCTGAGTAGCAGTCCTTGAATACTCCAGCATTTGTACCAACTATCAGCTGGTAATCAACAGCACTTCTGCTATCGGGGACAACCAGAGCAAGAGTTCGAAACATCTTTTGTGTACCACAGAATTTCTCGTTGAACCCAAGGTTGATTTCAGTCCATCCTAAGTATGGCATAAGATCATCACCACCAGGCCACAACACTAAATCTTTCAGCGGGTACAGTGATCTTTCAATTGTATCAAAAAACTTCTtgtaaggcgccttgtcaaaacgtccaagctcttccattccgcgtgcattctgcgggagtccgcggatttttgtaacaaaagaacccgtagcaaccgggaaggtccacggccacgacggctcatttacatgtcaataaacatgaatattccggcgGCTCTgcggagcgaccggtcggcTATTGTGAAGCCCAGCTTATTTAAATATCAATAAGCATGATCATACGGCGACTCCGCGGACCGGCTGCCGGCGGAACCACGGAGGAACCCAGGTggtgaacaatggctttaccttTGCATGGCAAAAGCAAACTAAGGGTGTGTAAAGCCATTTTCTCGTACGAGTGATTTTTAAGGCTTGGTAACATGACCGAAACATGTGAATTGTAGAAATGGTTTGTTTAGGCAAGTCTATGGACcacattaattattttgcttttgtttctcctagcccatctggaagtatttgttgtattttcatcTAATGTTGAAATGGCagaataagtaataataataataataaataatcttagtaataataataataatttccatATTTTGGAGCAAGGTCAAAACATCCTTTCTCTGTGACTACCACGCCGTTTCATAGTGTTTCGCTATAATAGAAAACCTGACTCCCCAAACAATGCATCGTAGCCTCCCCCATACCCATGTATCGATCACTGTATCAATGACCCATCCACAACGTATTATGCAAAACTACCGCTAAACTGCAGTTCAtcctaaataaaatttaaacaccAAACAATTACATGATGGTCCAACGTGTGTAATGCacaatttaatgttttaaatCGGCCTCTGGCCGTGAAAACCTTTTATtgtgaataaaccattaaaatGATCGGAATTGGCAGCCAGTgcaaacttgtttttacaaaattaaacttttatTAACTAGGGTGGCAAATATTTTACATCgaatcaaacttgttttttttatagtaaggGATTTATTTGGTGATGACGTACTCATAAAGTGATTAACATTTTGAGTTGTTTAGCCGGGACTCAACATATTgtgccttttcaaaaatacaAGCCTCGTGAATGCCTGTTTGATGCCTGTTGAATGCCTCTGGAATGTTGAGGTTCAAAGTCGCCGATTTGGTTGACTATAGTGTCTAAACATGTAGCTGGCGATTATCACGTGAGCAGGATGGTCGGCTGGCACTACCAACGTGCGTGGTACAATGATCTTGTCGGTGCAtcctgtccgcttccaggacGATGGTACTCACTAGTTGAAAATGTACCATTCTGGgagagcacggccggtccgcgtccaagccgctggTATTCATGAcatgaaaatacaacttgtttattcatgagacttattgttataccaacaatagcgcccggcatggatagctcattaacttcgccgcgcttcaacgcacatggccgttcttccgcggactgtccgaggtccttagcaacggcggtatttgctgtccagtccgcagactgtcagcggaggaacgcccgggacgttttgacaaggcgcctaaatGAGTGTCACTTGGGAACCACTATCTACAAGTGCACTCGTCTCTACCCCATCCACCTTGCATGTTCTGATGGTCAGTCCCCCAATCAGTCCCTCTGGAATGCCGGTGTCGGCTTGACATTGGTAACTTGGTTGAGTACTGCATGGCCTTAGTTCTGTTGGGGCATCGCATCGGCCTCTTTGGAATGCCCTTTCCCGTTTCCCTGAAGATAGAATTGGATAAACCTTTCGCTGACTTTATCTGGGTCGGATGGATTGGCACATTTGGGACGGTAGTGGCCTTCCAAACCGCACTTGAAACAAAAGTTTGGACGCTGATTTGCTCTGCCTTTATCACCTCTCTGGTCAAACTTACAACTTTTGGCCTGTGTTTTAGGTTGTTGTTGTGGGATGGAGACTGCAGATGGGTTGGAAACAGACTCGGGCTCTCTATGGCTGATCTTTTCTGCTTGTTCGGCCTCTTCTCTCCTCACCATCTGAAGAAGAGATAGATACGTAGGTGGTGTTTTCACTTTATCCTTCAGTCTGAGGTTGATAAGCATCATGTCGTTGTATAGTGTTCCACGAATGAACTGAGACAACAGCAGTGAGTTTGCTGAATCCGGTAGTGCACCCCCTTTTCGAATCAGCTTCCGAAGAAGACCCTGAAGGCGTGTCAGAAAGTCTGAGgggttttcttctttcttctgATGTAGCTGATGAAACTTGATTCCCAACTCCTCTGCTGATTGTGTGTCACCAAATGCAAGTTCTAAAGCAGTTAGGTAATCAGCTGCTGTGGCTTGTGGGTTGTCTCTCCTATAGTCAGTGATCATATTTGCAGCTGGGGCACGCAGTGCTTCTCTTAGTCTCTTTCTCTTCTCTCCTTCATCGCTTTCCTCTTCTAATTGCCCATGGACAATTTCCACCCACAGATCAAAGGTTTCTTCATCTCGGGCTGGCTGCTTAGATCCAGAAAGCGAA contains these protein-coding regions:
- the LOC117299187 gene encoding paraneoplastic antigen Ma3-like encodes the protein MLRGMLPSSSKDLPSSAEKQPENHGEEMKSTANGSKDVAVGLREALSMCKISNSRRLPSLSGSKQPARDEETFDLWVEIVHGQLEEESDEGEKRKRLREALRAPAANMITDYRRDNPQATAADYLTALELAFGDTQSAEELGIKFHQLHQKKEENPSDFLTRLQGLLRKLIRKGGALPDSANSLLLSQFIRGTLYNDMMLINLRLKDKVKTPPTYLSLLQMVRREEAEQAEKISHREPESVSNPSAVSIPQQQPKTQAKSCKFDQRGDKGRANQRPNFCFKCGLEGHYRPKCANPSDPDKVSERFIQFYLQGNGKGHSKEADAMPQQN